The following coding sequences lie in one Natrinema sp. DC36 genomic window:
- a CDS encoding nucleotidyltransferase family protein: protein MILAAGKGTRFGGGNKLLADVEGTPIVRHAAETLCQSSVDDIVAVVGHEADRVVAALADLDLSIRSNENYEAGQSASVRTGVDAARGADWDATVFMLGDMPFVRPLTVDALRTAYVTGDGSIVAPTYDGRRGNPILFGRQHYDTLSTVSGDRGGRDLVENHENTVFVDVDDPGVRRDIDSQSDLERATD from the coding sequence GTGATCCTCGCGGCGGGGAAGGGGACCCGGTTCGGGGGAGGGAACAAACTCCTTGCGGACGTTGAGGGGACACCCATTGTGAGACATGCGGCGGAGACGCTGTGTCAGTCGTCCGTCGACGATATCGTCGCCGTCGTCGGGCACGAGGCGGACCGTGTGGTGGCGGCTCTCGCCGATCTCGATCTCTCGATCCGCTCCAACGAGAACTACGAAGCGGGACAAAGCGCGTCGGTCCGGACCGGCGTCGACGCGGCACGCGGCGCGGACTGGGACGCGACCGTGTTCATGCTCGGAGATATGCCGTTCGTTCGTCCACTGACTGTGGACGCATTGCGAACAGCATACGTGACCGGCGACGGGAGCATCGTCGCCCCCACGTACGACGGTCGGCGTGGGAATCCCATCCTGTTCGGTCGACAGCACTACGACACGTTGTCGACCGTTTCCGGCGACCGAGGCGGCCGAGACCTCGTTGAGAACCACGAAAACACCGTCTTCGTCGATGTCGACGACCCGGGCGTGAGAAGAGACATCGACTCTCAGTCGGATTTGGAGCGGGCCACCGACTGA
- the yqeC gene encoding selenium cofactor biosynthesis protein YqeC, which produces MELSTALGLGDRELVAFVGAGGKKTAMHRLATDGTERGYDVGFTTTTQMPPPDLPLTVTNAERLPDALLETEPPVAFASERVADPERVDRKVRGFDPEPLASVLDRGIVDWLLVKADGARRREFKAPGTDEPVVPDEATHVVPVASVHAVGEPLAEAVVHRPERVTAITDLSVGDTITPETIGTVLASPDGGLRHVPDIAVVTPVVNKADTPDHQETARAVLEHALEETTRFTRGLVTSFDRDVCLPVESESS; this is translated from the coding sequence ATGGAACTGTCGACCGCGCTGGGCCTCGGCGACCGAGAGCTCGTCGCGTTCGTCGGTGCCGGCGGCAAGAAGACCGCCATGCACCGACTCGCGACGGACGGAACCGAGCGGGGGTACGACGTCGGGTTCACGACGACGACACAGATGCCGCCACCCGATCTGCCGCTGACGGTCACGAACGCCGAGCGACTGCCGGACGCGCTGCTCGAAACCGAGCCACCGGTCGCGTTCGCGAGCGAAAGGGTCGCCGATCCCGAACGAGTCGACCGAAAAGTTCGCGGGTTCGATCCCGAGCCGCTGGCGTCGGTTCTCGATCGTGGGATTGTCGACTGGCTCCTCGTCAAAGCCGATGGGGCTCGACGGCGGGAGTTCAAGGCCCCCGGAACCGACGAGCCGGTGGTTCCAGACGAGGCGACTCACGTCGTCCCCGTGGCCTCAGTGCACGCCGTCGGCGAACCGCTCGCCGAAGCCGTCGTTCACCGTCCCGAACGCGTCACCGCGATCACCGACCTCTCCGTCGGCGACACGATTACGCCCGAAACGATCGGCACCGTGCTCGCAAGTCCCGACGGGGGACTACGACACGTGCCCGATATCGCAGTCGTCACACCCGTAGTCAACAAGGCGGACACGCCGGACCACCAAGAGACGGCGCGAGCGGTACTCGAGCACGCGCTCGAGGAAACGACTCGGTTCACCCGAGGCCTCGTGACGTCGTTCGACCGAGACGTTTGCCTCCCCGTCGAGAGCGAGTCGTCGTGA
- a CDS encoding sulfurtransferase TusA family protein has product MTRVDVRGEICPRPALIVRQQLAELETGDELLVRGDYPPAERNLCRMCRKRGFTVAKTEDGSDENAFELRIEVTDDAEIPEA; this is encoded by the coding sequence ATGACGCGAGTAGATGTGCGCGGAGAAATCTGTCCGCGGCCGGCGCTGATCGTCCGCCAGCAGCTCGCCGAACTGGAGACGGGCGACGAGTTACTCGTGCGAGGCGATTACCCCCCGGCGGAACGGAACCTCTGTCGAATGTGTCGCAAACGCGGGTTCACCGTCGCGAAGACCGAGGACGGAAGCGACGAGAACGCGTTCGAGTTGCGCATCGAAGTGACCGACGACGCCGAGATTCCGGAGGCGTAG